In Humulus lupulus chromosome 7, drHumLupu1.1, whole genome shotgun sequence, the following are encoded in one genomic region:
- the LOC133790292 gene encoding delta(12)-oleate desaturase-like, whose product MNGNAMGVSSVRILERVPHTTPPFTLSQIKKAIPPHCFKRSLLRSFSYLLHDLFFASLFYHVATSYFHLLPHPLSYLAWPLYWIFQGCIFFAIWVIAHECGHHAFSDHQWVDDTVGFLLHSALLFPYFSWKYSHRRHHSNTASIHRDQVCVPKPKSQVPWFYKYLNNSPGRVLRLGVPLFLGLPLYLGFNLSGRPYRRFASHYDPYSPIFSETERVHIFISDIGVFITTLALYQLGSTRGLSWVVCVYGVPLLVGNGLISVMTYLHHTHLALPHYDSSEWDWLRGALSTVDRDYGVLNRVFHNVTDTHVVHHLFSTLPHYNAVEATEAVKPVIGEYYCFDDTPIIKAMWREVKECVYVEPDDESPNKGVFWYKNKF is encoded by the coding sequence ATGAACGGCAACGCAATGGGAGTGAGCAGCGTCCGAATTCTTGAGCGAGTGCCACACACCACACCACCATTCACACTAAGCCAAATCAAGAAAGCCATTCCACCCCATTGCTTCAAGCGCTCTCTTCTCCGCTCCTTCTCTTATCTCCTTCACGACCTCTTCTTCGCCTCTTTGTTCTACCACGTAGCCACCTCTTACTTCCACCTTCTCCCCCACCCACTCTCATACTTGGCCTGGCCCCTTTACTGGATCTTCCAGGGCTGCATTTTTTTCGCCATTTGGGTCATTGCCCACGAGTGCGGTCACCATGCATTCAGTGACCACCAATGGGTGGACGACACGGTTGGCTTCCTCCTCCACTCGGCTCTTCTCTTCCCATACTTCTCCTGGAAGTACAGTCACCGCCGCCACCACTCCAACACCGCCTCCATTCACCGCGATCAAGTCTGCGTTCCAAAACCCAAATCCCAAGTGCCTTGGTTCTACAAATACTTGAACAACTCACCGGGGAGAGTCCTAAGGCTTGGTGTTCCATTGTTCCTTGGTTTGCCTCTCTACTTGGGTTTCAATCTATCAGGCCGACCATACCGCCGTTTCGCTAGTCATTACGATCCTTACAGTCCAATCTTCTCCGAAACCGAAAGGGTTCACATATTCATCTCAGATATTGGAGTGTTCATCACCACATTGGCACTGTACCAACTTGGCTCGACCAGAGGGTTGAGTTGGGTTGTGTGCGTGTATGGGGTGCCATTGTTGGTAGGGAATGGGCTCATTTCAGTGATGACGTACTTGCATCACACTCACCTCGCGTTGCCCCACTATGACTCGTCCGAGTGGGATTGGTTGAGGGGTGCTTTGTCGACGGTCGACCGAGACTATGGAGTTCTCAATAGGGTTTTCCATAACGTTACAGACACTCATGTGGTGCACCACTTGTTCTCCACGTTGCCACATTACAATGCAGTGGAAGCCACCGAAGCTGTGAAGCCCGTGATTGGAGAGTACTACTGTTTTGATGACACTCCAATAATTAAAGCTATGTGGAGAGAGGTGAAGGAGTGTGTTTATGTTGAGCCAGATGATGAATCTCCTAACAAAGGTGTTTTCTGGTACAAGAACAAGTTCTAA